In Nitrosopumilus sp., the genomic stretch TAATTTCTTTAGTGTATCTACAAACTGCTCTGCTGTATTTCCTTGCAATCCTATCTCTTTTGCAACTTCTCTGGCAAGATCGTCTGAAACATCACCCAACCCCACTTCCTTAATGATTTGGTTTTTTACTGATTCAATCTCTACACCTCCCTCAGATGATGCAATAATTGTGTAGCATCTCTTTGAGCGATTCAAAAATAGTGATAAATACAACTCTTTTTTGATGTCAGCCATTTTTTCAAGCAAAATCGCTCTTGCTTTTTCTCCCTTTATTGTCAAATCCATTACTTGAGGATATTTTAATTCAAATTCATCATCGTTTTGACATTTTTGAATGCCTCCTGCCTTTCCTCTTCCGCCTACTGGCACTTGGATTTTAATTACAAATGGATATCCTAATTCTTTTGCATGTTTTCTCCCTTCTTCTATATTTGTAGATGAAATACTGGGAAGTAAATTGATTCCATATTCTCGAAATAGTTCTTTGGCTTGAAATTCTAATAACTGCATGCAAGAATCATGAAATTTACGGTCTTTATTAACTATGATGCTATTTTAATTGCTCTTCAAGAAAATCAATCATTTCTAAAAAGCGATCTTTACTTTTTCTCAATAATTCTTCAGGATATTCTTCAATTGTAAATACAAACTGTTGATGAAAGCTTGGAACTAAAACTCCGCCGGACGTTACCATTTGTTCTATGACATATCCGTTGGTAAGAGTACACACAATTTCTTCATAGGATTCTTCTTCTTCTTCAAGAGTTTGTCTGTAGAGGACAATTGGTCTGTTTGTCTTTGCAACAATGCTGGAACCCTTTTCAAGCAGATCTGATAATTGTTGGATTTGCCAGGCATCCAAACTAATCTGTTTTACCATATTCTAAATGAGTGATTTTTCTATTTAACCGTGATAAAACAACGCATCTTCACAACTTGTCGTCAATAAAATCACAAATTTGTAATTTCAAAGAAAGAAAATGATTTGGCCTTAAGCCATATCGAGTGCTCTAGAGTGTTTTCTAGTGTGTGGTCTTTCACCAGAATATTTTCTTCTCATGTGTCCTGATGGTCGTCCATAGATTAACTCTAAGAACCAAGACTCGTGTTCAATCTCTTCAGCTAAGATATCTTTTGCAATATCATATGTTGCAGGATCTTTTCCTATTGTCATCAGGCAAATTTTATTCCAGTTGACAATTGCACCCTGTTCGGCTTTGAGACATTTCTCTAGAATTGCCTTGTGATCAGTTGGGTTTGCTGGAAGCTGCAGGAATTCACAACCTGACATTTTGATGAATTCTGTTGCGTCATTTGGAAGGGCTCCGCCTAATTGGTAGATTCTTTCCAGGCATGATTCGAAGTGGCTGAGATCCTCTAATCTTGCATCCTCGATAATTCCTTTGAGTCCTTCTCCTTCTAGGCCTGTACAATGCGCTCTTAGATTGGTAAAGTAATAGTATGCAGTAAACTCTACTGCTGCATTCTTGATTAGCTCCTTTAACAATTCATCGACATCAAGGCCATTTTGTTTTAGAACATTGATTCCAACAACATTTGGTGTGTTTGATTCAGACATTTGATTCTACAAATTCTAATTGTAATAAAAATATTGCATTGAATTTCAATATCTATTCAACTGAAATTCTTATTTTCTGGCCATCAATATCGTCGTCTTTGTATTCTTTGCAAGAATCTGTGAAATTCACCTGTTTCACTCTGACTAGAAATGCCAAATCTTCTGCCTTGTCTTGAATCATTTCAAGTGATTCTTCATCCAAATCGAGAATTGATGCAACATCTAAAATATCTGTGGGGTTGTATCCTCTTTCTTTTCTTAGAGTTTGAAGTCTTCTTGCAACGTCTTTTATCAATCCTTTTGCCATCATTTCCTTGTTTCGCAATGTTGAAATGAACACTATGTAATCGTCTCTTTTTGATGCAGCAAAATTTTCACTTGCATCAAAATCTACAACATAATCTTCCGTGTCTAATGAAATTATCTCACCATCTATGTTAAAGTCATGTTTTGAATTCTTCTGCAATGATGAAATGATTTCTTCAGGATCTGTTTCTGTAAATGTTGTAACTAGTTTTCCCATGTGTTGTTTTGCTTTGGGTCCTATTCTTTTTCTTTCAAGTTCAATAACTGGTTTTACCGGCAGTCCTAACTCTTTTAATTCTAAAATTTGTTCTAATCCTGATTCTTTTTCAGTTTCTACAACGGAGAATTTTTCTACGTTTAGTTGGGACTGCAACAAGTCTGACAATGATTCTAGTTTTTTCTTTTGCCCTTTTTTGACGCAAATTCGAGCTTCATTTAACGGCCATCGTCTTTTCAATTTTCCTTTCATCCTTGCTGCAGATGACACTGATACGACATCTTTCATAATGTCAAATGATTCTTCAATCTCTTCATTTACAAGTGATTCTTCATACTGGGGCCACTTGTCAAGTAGGATGCTTTGTTTTTCGTGAAAAACTGTTTGATAAAGATACTCGCTAGTAAATGGACAAAATGGATGAATCAAAATATCTAGTGTTTTGAGTACTTCATTGAGTACTGAATATATCGACAATCTTCTATTTTTCTTGTTTTCATCTTCATCCCATAACTCTCCTCTTGTAATTGGAATGTAGATCTGACTTAGATTGTTTATGATGAAATCATCTATTGCTTTTGCACTTTCATGGAATTTACATGTCTGATTTTTCTCTGTAATTTTCTGTATTAGTTTTTGAAGTTTAGATAATATCCAAATGTCAGGTGATGTCAGTAAATTCTTTTTCTTTGCCCACTCAATCGTGTTTGATTGATCAAAATTGTCGTACTTGCTATTTTGTTCAAAATATAGATGAAGGTTGAATAGCGTGTTTATTACCTGATATGGCCTTGACATTAACTCATCAGTGCTGAAACTCAGAGGTTCAATTGGGCTTGCCTTCCACATAAAATAAAATCTGACTAGGTCTACAGGATATTTCTGTAATAATTCTGCACCTTCCAAAACATTTCCTTTACTCTTGCTCATCTTGCCTCCTTTTTCGTCAAGCACGTGTCCTTGGAACAAAAATGATTTGAAAGGAGGTACGGGACCGTTGTTTAAGATTACATTTTCGATAAGAAGAGTATATGCCCATCCTCTGGTTTGATCAATCCCTTCCGTGAAAAATGGCGCAGGGATTTCATTTGTGTATTCTTCGTCAGTCAAAGATGAGTATGGTGCAGAACCGCTGTTGTGCCATGTGTCTAAAACATATTCTTCTCTTTTTGTTTTGACACTGTTGCATTTTTTACATTTTATTGTAATGTTGTCAATCCACGGTCTATGTAATTCAAAGTCTGGCCCATCTGGTAAGTTTTCTGCTGCATCTACAATATCTTTTCTTGTAAAGAACCAGTTTTTCTCACCACAGTCATCGCAACTCCAGACAGGTAATGGACAACCCCATATCCTTTCTCGAGAAATACACCATGGGTGTCTCTCCTTGATGATTCCTAAAAATCTGTTTTTTGGCTGCTCAAAAAAATACTCCACACTTTCTGCCGCATCAACTGCTTTGTTTCCTAGCCTGTCTAATTTGTAAAACCACCCTCTTCGTGCAAGCCAAACTATTGGATGATGTGACCTCCAACAAAGAGGATACTTGTGTTTTATTTTTCCAATTTTTACTAGCGCATTACAATCTTTTAGATCTTCTACAATTATTCTGTCTGCGTCTCTAACAAACATTCCTTGATATTTTCCTGCTTGAGTGGTGAATTTTACTTCATCATCAATGGGACTGAAAATTTTCACATTTCGCTTGTTTGCTATTTTGATATCTTCTTCTCCGTTTGCAGGAGATAGATGAACAAGACCACTTCCTGTACTTGCATCAACAAATGACTCTGAAACTGCAACATGATAATTATTTAATTTGGAACATTCACTTAATTCTGGAATTAAATCAAGCAACGGATGAATGTATTTCCTGCCTTCGAATTCTGAACCTTTAGCAGTTTTTTCAATACCATAATTATCTATTTTCATTTCTGTCATGAACTCTTCTAGTCTTGTTTTTCCAATGATCCATGTTTCATTTTCTACTTTGACATATGCATAATCTTCGTCTGGTTGAAAACCTACCATTGCATCAGTCACTAGAGTGAATGGCATAGTAGTCCAAACAATCAAAAATGCGTCTTCATCAACTAGTTTTACTTTATAGTATAATGATGGATCTTTAACTTCTTCATATCCCTGATTTACTTCTGCATGACTAAGTGATGTTTGGCAACTAGGGCAATATGCAATTACTGTAAAGTCTTCTTCTAAAATTCCATTCTCGTGCGCTTTTTTTAGCACTTGCCATTCTCTTTCAATGAATTCATCTCTAAAAGTCCAATACGCTTTATCATGATTAAATGACATGCCGAGAAGTTCGTCAACTTCTACCCATGATTTGTTGTATTTTTTTACAACTTTTTTGCACTCAGTTACAATTCTTTCAATTCCAAACTGTTTGATTGCTTCTGTTTTCCCGCCTGAAACTCCTAATTCTTTCTCTACTTGCAATTCTACTGGGAGCCCCTGTGTATCCCATCCACCATTGAATTCAATTTTCCCCCCTTGCAGGGTATTGAATCTGTACCACAAATCTTTGATGACTCTTCCCCTTAGATGTCCTGCATGCGGAATTCCGTTCATTGTTGGAGGTCCTTCGATGAATCTAATTTTTTCACGTTTGTCTGATGCAAAAATCTGTTTTTCTAAATCAATTGATTTGATGTACTCTTTAACTTGTGATTCAATTGATTTTGCATCAAACTTTGTAGAAAGTTCCATTGGATTTTCATATGTATGTGGCATTATAAAGCTAAATTGATTTTTTGAGACTTGGATTATATAATTGAGTTAAAGATGATTTTTGTTGGTAAATATCCTAGTAATAGGTTCTGGAGGCAGGGAGCATGCATTATCTTGGAAGTTATCTCAAAGCAATAAGGTTGAAACTGTTTTTACATCTCCTGGAAACGGTGGTACTGAGAACAATGTGCCAATTGATGTTACTAATTTAGATGAATTGGCTGATTTTGCTCAAAAAAATAATTGCTTTACTGTAGTTGGTCCTGAAGATCCATTGGCTGCAGGAATTGTTGATAAATTTAACAAACTAAATCTCAAAATTTTTGGTCCATCCCAAATGGCTGCTCAGCTTGAATCCAGCAAGATTTGGGCCAAAAATTTCATGAAACGCAATAATATCCCAACAGCTAGATTCGAAATTTTTGATGATGCACAAAAAGCTGAAGATTATGTGAACTCCCTTGAGTATAATGTGGTTGTAAAGGCTGATGGTCTTGCTGCTGGAAAGGGTGTAATTGTTTGCAATAGCAATAAGGAGGCAATATCTGCAATTCAAACAATTCTGGTCAAAAAAACATTCGGTGAGGCTGGAAATCGAATAATTGTTGAGGAAAGACTAGATGGAATTGAGGCCTCCTACATTGCACTCTCTGATGGCGAGATTGCTATTCCTATGGCTTCAAGTCAAGATCATAAGAGAATTTTTGATAATGATGAGGGTCCTAATACTGGTGGGATGGGGGCATATTCTCCTACACCTGTAATTGATGATGTGTTGGCAGAAAAAATACAAAAAAAAATTATTGACAAAACTATACACTCGATGAAAAATGAAGGAATTGTCTTTAAGGGATTTTTGTATGCTGGAATTATGATTAGAGATAATGAACCTTATGTTTTAGAATATAATGTTAGAATGGGTGATCCTGAATGCCAACCTATTATGATGCGGATGGATTTTGATTTGTATGATTATTTTGTAGCAAGCGTTGAAGGCAAATTATCTTCTATGCCTTTACCATCGTGGAAAAATCAATATGCTGTATGTGTTGTTTTAGCATCAGATGGATATCCAGAATCATATGTTAAGGGCGAAGAAATTTCAGGATTTGATTCTGTATCAAATCAAGCACATGTTTTTCACGCTGGTACCAAAAAAATAGATGGTAAAATTGTCTCAGACGGTGGGCGCGTTTTAGGAGTCACAGCTTTGGGCGAAAGTTTGGAGATTGCAATTAACAATGCATATGACGCAACTGAAAAAATAACCTGGGCACACAAATACTGCAGAAAAGATATTGGTAAAAAAGGGCTAGCCTATTTCTGAGTCTGAAAAACTCTGTCTTCTGTTACAATCCAATCAATAATTACATCGTGTTCTGATTTTGGGATGTTCTTTACAATTTGCTTTTCCAAAGTCAACACAATAGTTGTGGTTTTATTTTCTGCTAGAAATTTATCGTAAAACCCATGACCGTATCCCAATCTTACTCCCCTTGGTGACATTCCAACAGCTGGGATGATTATCACATCCAGTGAATTGTCCGTCTTGCAGTCATCTTTTGGCTCCATGATGTCAAATCTTCCTTTTTCTAGGCTCGAAAAATCCTTTATTTTTCTAAATTCCATTTCATTTCCAATTACTTTTGGCAAAAAAACTTCTTTTCCATCACTGATTAATTCTTGAATAATATCCTGTGTGAAAATCTCGCTTTGAATTGGATAATACATTCCAATTTTCTGAGCATTTTTAAATGCAGAAATTTTTTTTATTTTCTTTTGCATCTTCTCACTTGCAATCTTTAATAGATCAAAAGAAGTGTTGTCTCTTTTTTCTAAAAGGAGATTCCTGAGTGCCTTTTTTTTACTATCGTCCAATTTGACTGCTCAGTGATGCTGCGGTGATTGTATTTTTTAATAACATGGCAACTGTCATGGGTCCAACTCCACCTGGTACTGGAGTTGCAAAAGATGCCTTTTGAATTATTTTATCATAATCTGAATCTCCTACTAATTTTTCTTGAAATCGCGATATTGCAACATCAATTACGATTGCACCGTCTTTAATCATCTCTGGTGTCAACGTGAATTTGTTTCTATCACCCACTGCTGTGATGATGATGTCTGCAGATTTACAGAATTCTGCAATGTTCTTTGTTTTAGAATGACATGTAATCACAGTTGCATTTTTTTCTAATAATAAGTGATAAAGTGGCTTTCCTACTAAATTGCTCCTGTTTATTAGAACTATGTTTTTACCTTCCAAATCAATTTTATAAAAATCAAACATCTCCATAACTCCTGAAGGAGTGCATGCAACTAATGCTGCTTTTTTCATTGCTAACAATCCTGCATTATGGGGGGTCAAACCATCTACATCTTTTAGTGGTGAAATTCTTGATGTTGTGGCAAATTCATCTAACTGTTCGGGTAATGGAAGCTGAACTAGGATTCCATGAACAGAATTATCCGTGTTTAGATTATCTATGATTTTATTTAATTCCATTTGAGTAACATTTGAAGCAAGTTTATGATCTTTTGTTATGATTCCAACTTCTTCACATGCAATGTGTTTGTTTTTGACATATGTTGCAGATGCTGGATTTTCTCCAATCAAAATCGTGGCTAAACACGGATTGATATCTTGTGTTTTAAGCTCAAGAACTGCCTTTTTGACCCTGTCTTTGACTGATTGAGCAATAACTTTGCCATCAATTTTGATGCCTACCATACACTGTTTTTAGTTCGTAGATATTTAATTCTTGGAATTTGGATGGAAATCTTAGAAAAGAAATTTAATGCCTATATTTCTAGCCAGAACATGTTTGTAATGATGGCAGATGTAAATCTGAAAGATGGTGCTGAAGAAGGTTTCAAAAAATGGTTTTCAGAATCAAACAAAGTACTGGCAAACTTTCCAGGGTTTATCTCAAGACGATTTTTAAAAGCAAATGACGGAAGCTATAGAATAATTGTAGAACATGAAAGCAAAGACACCTTCATCAAAATGCACAATAGCCCAGAACACGATAAACTACATCCTGAAGGACATTCTTACATGAGTGCTCCTCCAGAAAGAAAAACATTCTCAATTGTTGCTGAATAAGTTGAAACTCGATTATGACTTAAATTCATATCTTGAAAAAATCAAAAAAAGTGATTCTTATTTTCATACTTTTATTAATCGTGAAAGTTTAGCAGCGGGAATTTTGGTTTTACAGCCAAATGAAGAAGATACTCAGGAACCACATAACAGTGATGAGGTATACTATGTAATTTCAGGAAATGGTTTTTTGAAAATTAAAAACAAAGATTACAAAATATCCAAAGACAAACTGTTTTTTGTTGCAAAAGGTGTCGAGCATTATTTTCATGGGAATACAAAGGAGCTAAAGGTTTTGTATTTTTTTGGCGGCCCTGACTCTTAGCCAATCATTGTTCTTCTTCCAGAAACTTTGATCTTTTTTCTAGCAAATAGATTAACTGCTTCGGGGTATGTCTTGTGTTCCTCTTTTAGAATTCTTTTTGATAGTGATTCTTCTGTGTCGTTTTCTTTGATTTTGACTACTGATTGAAGAATCACTGGACCTGTATCCATTTCTGAATCTACAAAATGAACTGTGCATCCTGAATATTTTGCACCGTACTCCAACGCTTGTTTTTGCGCATTTAGTCCTGGAAAAGATGGCAACAATGCAGGATGGATGTTGATAATTCTATTCTTGTATTTTTTTACAAATTGCGGACTAATTATCCTCATAAATCCGGCAAGACAAACAAGCCCATTTTTAGGAGTTACCCCATATTTTGTTAGGGTGACGATGATTTTTTTATCATATGCTTCTCTGCTACCTTCAAACCCCTTGCTCTCAATGATCTCTGTTTTAATCCCTAACTTCGCTGCAATTTTTAGACCTGGTGCATCTACTTTATTTGAAATAACTACTGCTGGATTTATTGGGATCTTTTTACTTTTAATTGACTTTAGAATGTTCTCCATGTTGCTTCCACGACCAGAGATGAGAATTCCTAGATTTAGCAACTAGTCAATACTAGATCAAACCTGCAATTTATATCAAATCCAATTATTTTCATCTTCGTTGCCTAGAAAAGTCAGGATGACTAAAAATGGAATCCTGTGTGAGGTAAATGAAAAACGAGTTTATTTAGATCCTAAAAACAGTGATGTTTCTGGAATAAATTTTGTATCCCATGCTCATTCTGATCACCTACCAACAAAAAACGGTGGAATGATCTTATCCTCCATTGAAACAAATGAGATAGCTAATCTTAGAGGATTCACAATGAAGAATCATGTAGAATCACTAGAAAATTTCTCCCTCATTAACAGTGGCCATATTCTTGGGGCCAGGGGTTTGCTTTTTGATGATATTTTCTATACTGGAGATATCTGTACTAGAGATAGAGGTTTTCTAAAGGGTGCAGAAATTCCTAAATGCAAAACTCTGATTACTGAATGTACATTTGGATTGGCAGAATTTGTTTTTCCAAAAATGGAACAAATTCAAAAACAGGTTAACGAATTAATTTCTGAACTTTACGGAAAAGGAATCCCTGTAATTTTAATGGGTTACCAATTGGGAAAAGCACAAACAATTACTCAATTATTTGGGCATTGGGGCCCGCTTTATCTTCATGATTCTGTAAAAGATATGAATTTACTTCATCAAAAATTTGGAGTCTCTTTAAAGGATGGGATGGGGCATTCTGAAGCTGAAAAAAATGGGTTACTTGAAAAAAAACCGTGGATAATGGTTGCACCAATGATGTCAAGTAAAAATAAATTTATTCAAGAAATGAAATCAAAATACGGTGCTGTAACAATTGGATTTAGTGGATGGGCACAATCCTCACGATTTTCTTTTGGACGAAGAACTGATTACTCAATTCCAATGAGTGATCACTGTGATTTTAATGAGCTTGTTGATATGGTCATAAAATCTGAGGCCGAACAAGTCTATACAATACATGGATTTGTGAATGAATTTGCACAACACTTGAAAAAAATTGGCATTAATGCTCAACCATTACTGGAAAACTCTTTAGATAATTTTACTTAGATGAAAATT encodes the following:
- the purD gene encoding phosphoribosylamine--glycine ligase, whose translation is MVNILVIGSGGREHALSWKLSQSNKVETVFTSPGNGGTENNVPIDVTNLDELADFAQKNNCFTVVGPEDPLAAGIVDKFNKLNLKIFGPSQMAAQLESSKIWAKNFMKRNNIPTARFEIFDDAQKAEDYVNSLEYNVVVKADGLAAGKGVIVCNSNKEAISAIQTILVKKTFGEAGNRIIVEERLDGIEASYIALSDGEIAIPMASSQDHKRIFDNDEGPNTGGMGAYSPTPVIDDVLAEKIQKKIIDKTIHSMKNEGIVFKGFLYAGIMIRDNEPYVLEYNVRMGDPECQPIMMRMDFDLYDYFVASVEGKLSSMPLPSWKNQYAVCVVLASDGYPESYVKGEEISGFDSVSNQAHVFHAGTKKIDGKIVSDGGRVLGVTALGESLEIAINNAYDATEKITWAHKYCRKDIGKKGLAYF
- a CDS encoding exonuclease, translating into MTKNGILCEVNEKRVYLDPKNSDVSGINFVSHAHSDHLPTKNGGMILSSIETNEIANLRGFTMKNHVESLENFSLINSGHILGARGLLFDDIFYTGDICTRDRGFLKGAEIPKCKTLITECTFGLAEFVFPKMEQIQKQVNELISELYGKGIPVILMGYQLGKAQTITQLFGHWGPLYLHDSVKDMNLLHQKFGVSLKDGMGHSEAEKNGLLEKKPWIMVAPMMSSKNKFIQEMKSKYGAVTIGFSGWAQSSRFSFGRRTDYSIPMSDHCDFNELVDMVIKSEAEQVYTIHGFVNEFAQHLKKIGINAQPLLENSLDNFT
- a CDS encoding 5-formyltetrahydrofolate cyclo-ligase, whose protein sequence is MDDSKKKALRNLLLEKRDNTSFDLLKIASEKMQKKIKKISAFKNAQKIGMYYPIQSEIFTQDIIQELISDGKEVFLPKVIGNEMEFRKIKDFSSLEKGRFDIMEPKDDCKTDNSLDVIIIPAVGMSPRGVRLGYGHGFYDKFLAENKTTTIVLTLEKQIVKNIPKSEHDVIIDWIVTEDRVFQTQK
- the purN gene encoding phosphoribosylglycinamide formyltransferase; this encodes MLNLGILISGRGSNMENILKSIKSKKIPINPAVVISNKVDAPGLKIAAKLGIKTEIIESKGFEGSREAYDKKIIVTLTKYGVTPKNGLVCLAGFMRIISPQFVKKYKNRIINIHPALLPSFPGLNAQKQALEYGAKYSGCTVHFVDSEMDTGPVILQSVVKIKENDTEESLSKRILKEEHKTYPEAVNLFARKKIKVSGRRTMIG
- a CDS encoding cupin domain-containing protein encodes the protein MKLDYDLNSYLEKIKKSDSYFHTFINRESLAAGILVLQPNEEDTQEPHNSDEVYYVISGNGFLKIKNKDYKISKDKLFFVAKGVEHYFHGNTKELKVLYFFGGPDS
- the ileS gene encoding isoleucine--tRNA ligase yields the protein MELSTKFDAKSIESQVKEYIKSIDLEKQIFASDKREKIRFIEGPPTMNGIPHAGHLRGRVIKDLWYRFNTLQGGKIEFNGGWDTQGLPVELQVEKELGVSGGKTEAIKQFGIERIVTECKKVVKKYNKSWVEVDELLGMSFNHDKAYWTFRDEFIEREWQVLKKAHENGILEEDFTVIAYCPSCQTSLSHAEVNQGYEEVKDPSLYYKVKLVDEDAFLIVWTTMPFTLVTDAMVGFQPDEDYAYVKVENETWIIGKTRLEEFMTEMKIDNYGIEKTAKGSEFEGRKYIHPLLDLIPELSECSKLNNYHVAVSESFVDASTGSGLVHLSPANGEEDIKIANKRNVKIFSPIDDEVKFTTQAGKYQGMFVRDADRIIVEDLKDCNALVKIGKIKHKYPLCWRSHHPIVWLARRGWFYKLDRLGNKAVDAAESVEYFFEQPKNRFLGIIKERHPWCISRERIWGCPLPVWSCDDCGEKNWFFTRKDIVDAAENLPDGPDFELHRPWIDNITIKCKKCNSVKTKREEYVLDTWHNSGSAPYSSLTDEEYTNEIPAPFFTEGIDQTRGWAYTLLIENVILNNGPVPPFKSFLFQGHVLDEKGGKMSKSKGNVLEGAELLQKYPVDLVRFYFMWKASPIEPLSFSTDELMSRPYQVINTLFNLHLYFEQNSKYDNFDQSNTIEWAKKKNLLTSPDIWILSKLQKLIQKITEKNQTCKFHESAKAIDDFIINNLSQIYIPITRGELWDEDENKKNRRLSIYSVLNEVLKTLDILIHPFCPFTSEYLYQTVFHEKQSILLDKWPQYEESLVNEEIEESFDIMKDVVSVSSAARMKGKLKRRWPLNEARICVKKGQKKKLESLSDLLQSQLNVEKFSVVETEKESGLEQILELKELGLPVKPVIELERKRIGPKAKQHMGKLVTTFTETDPEEIISSLQKNSKHDFNIDGEIISLDTEDYVVDFDASENFAASKRDDYIVFISTLRNKEMMAKGLIKDVARRLQTLRKERGYNPTDILDVASILDLDEESLEMIQDKAEDLAFLVRVKQVNFTDSCKEYKDDDIDGQKIRISVE
- the dps gene encoding DNA protection during starvation protein, producing MSESNTPNVVGINVLKQNGLDVDELLKELIKNAAVEFTAYYYFTNLRAHCTGLEGEGLKGIIEDARLEDLSHFESCLERIYQLGGALPNDATEFIKMSGCEFLQLPANPTDHKAILEKCLKAEQGAIVNWNKICLMTIGKDPATYDIAKDILAEEIEHESWFLELIYGRPSGHMRRKYSGERPHTRKHSRALDMA
- a CDS encoding bifunctional 5,10-methylenetetrahydrofolate dehydrogenase/5,10-methenyltetrahydrofolate cyclohydrolase codes for the protein MVGIKIDGKVIAQSVKDRVKKAVLELKTQDINPCLATILIGENPASATYVKNKHIACEEVGIITKDHKLASNVTQMELNKIIDNLNTDNSVHGILVQLPLPEQLDEFATTSRISPLKDVDGLTPHNAGLLAMKKAALVACTPSGVMEMFDFYKIDLEGKNIVLINRSNLVGKPLYHLLLEKNATVITCHSKTKNIAEFCKSADIIITAVGDRNKFTLTPEMIKDGAIVIDVAISRFQEKLVGDSDYDKIIQKASFATPVPGGVGPMTVAMLLKNTITAASLSSQIGR
- a CDS encoding antibiotic biosynthesis monooxygenase, translating into MEILEKKFNAYISSQNMFVMMADVNLKDGAEEGFKKWFSESNKVLANFPGFISRRFLKANDGSYRIIVEHESKDTFIKMHNSPEHDKLHPEGHSYMSAPPERKTFSIVAE